GTCAATGAGAAACGCTACGcttacacacagtcaaacaccttGTGAATTTCGCTTGCTTGGCCATCCTGAAGTGGCAATTATAGTTGTGGTGTGGTGCATAACCAGCAAGCTACCTAGTGGTAAGCCTGTCAGCTAGTTCAAAAGTTCAAATGCTTAAATGAATATCTGCAGGGGTCTATTTGCCTCAACTAAGTTGATgtaatatgatatatatatattatataaacaaTTTGTGTTCATGGAGACAATAAGGTCGCCCAGACATCGTTTAAAGAGGACCCATTATGCTTTTCCAGTTTTCCCCTTCCCTTTAGTGCGTTATAaggctttttgtgcatgtagaTGGTCTGTAGTTTCAAATCTCAAAGTACACACTAGAGGGAGTAACTCCCTCCCAAAGAAACAacttctcagctgcctgaaacacaTCATTGGAATTCTAGTCCTTTTCCTTGATGATGCAATCTTGTACACACAATCCTGACTGCCAAAATAGCTGATCAATCAGAACACACTGGGCTCATCAGGAAGGGAGggcttaaaacacacaggagctctaacagAGTGACTatagatgtacagtatgagaaataatgttttggagcatgtaaatctattttAGTATACCCAAAAACAAAGTCTACGAAGACCTTAGGTCTTACTATGTCTATGAATTACAACCAAGTGTAGTTGTAGTGTCTTAAAACGCCAGCGGTTAACCTGTCAGCTTGCTCAAAAGCTCAGGTGGCTAAATGAAGATCTACAATGGTCAACGCATGTAACATGTAAGCAATCCCTGttcatgtagacactaatggtCACTTAGGCCTAAATGTCATCGTGCTACATGTAGCCTCAGGACCTgtccacacggaacctggattgcctgaatccggaaagaaatgtcGTCGGAACGGCCTCTCGTCTACACGAACCCGGCGGATTGCGTCTCTGgatccgcaaccttttgaatccggtctccagagtgggtaaATTCGAACCCGCCAGTGGATCCGTGTTTGTGTGGACGCCCAATCCACactttctaacccgatgacgtaattgccccacgccccgcaacctcagcctgaacccttattaaccctgcTGCATCACTttataacagcaacaacataaactaaattgaGGTTGTTAActagctggttaggaaagggatgacattaacaagccacttaattctatcactgtttaatatATTTGCAttagaccattgttcaaaaccggtttttaaaagtgtcagcaatagcctatatgagcaaatctgacgtgaaaagatttgtattctAGACGGAGGTTTCAAAGCGGTAACTTAACATAAACGAGtgttatggcgaagtgcgcgattctaactagtcctgtttgagtgctgtggtaacagtgatttcaggtagtagagaagtcgttcagcaatcggtagattgctagttggatctcgacttctgtcttctttCACTTTATGAGCATGCTCCATGACATCTTTACAACGGATTCAaccactctgctccactccagCGTTTCCGTGTGAACACAGACttttcttgacacggctccgtgtggacacaataaaaaaaaggtaccggatcTAAAAATGTTGCCGGATTCAGGTTTGGTTAGGTTTGACTTTTTTGTTTCTCGTGTCACACTTCACATggttctcatttgcataaagttggGACTTCACTGAATTCTCTCCCGTTTCACCTAATCAGGAAAAATTTCGTATACAACCTTAATGAGAACAAAGCAAATTTCACTGCAATGGAAGTGTAACACAAGATTGCCATCTCCCCCTTCTAAAAACAACTGTTTATTCTGTTCTTGGTCTTGCATGGAAatggcatttcaaaataaaagcccttTCTAAGTTCATGCATATtgatgtgttatttgtgtgagtaGAACACCAGTGAAGTCATGCTAGGAATGGTCTACACATTCTTAATAATActgttttctgttgtgttttcttataataataataataataataataataatattataggATAACCCATGATTACTGTTCTGAATATTAACAAGAACCCGTGGAAGACAGTTCAAACACCAAGCCAAATTCTAGTGACCAAACCAATTTCAATTTCCAACTTTCTAGTATCAATGAAATTACCATATCAGAATTTGTGTAGTTAATCAGATAACTTACCTAAAATGAGGGCATGAAATGaagacaagcagacacacaaataaaataggTAGCCTAACctgcttttttttatctctgaatAATTTGTTTGATAGAGTATGTGAAGTTTAATGAGGAACAAATATTTTAAAACCATTTTTTGTAAATCACCACCACAAAATCTGTCATTTTGAtcgcaacattttttttttttttaaatcacaccaaaatgtttttaaaatccTGGTGGGACTGTTCTAATGGTATCAAATGCCCACAGCTTACAAGGtcccagccaaacacacacacacacttacagctgAAGTTAGTTAGCTACCTAGGGTGATAACAGTTACAGTTATATGATTTACCTGTCAGCTAGAAATCTGGCTTAAAGTTAGCTTAGCTCAAGCTATCAGCAGTGAGAACAGCAGATGTTAACGTAACACAAACACGACATGGTGGCTATCTAACTTTGACGATACTTATAACCAGTGTACAACGCATATATGGTGTTACCAACTACACATATCTAACTAAGAACAACTACCAATTGACTTAGCCATACACGTAATTGACAACGTTAGCTAGCCAACGAATCAAGCAACATCGCCTTCATAAATAGCTTTGTAGCCAGCTAACGTAAACCCAGATATGCCGTGACACTGGTAAACTGGCTACTCGCTAGCATGTAAGAGTTAGCTAATTGGACAGACTTTGTTGGCTAGTTTAGCTAGCCGTCACTAGCTATATAGAGAAGTACCGTTAGCTAACAATTAGAGACAACTTAAGTTTATCAACACAAATAACGTTATTGTCGAAAGCATTTACTCACCATGGCTTGTCTTTGTTGAAATAAAGTAAGTATCTGACAGAAGGACGACTTGACAGTAGATTCTTGGACTGGATTTTCGTTAACGTCACTTAGCTGCCACTGTCAACAgtagacctgctagctagccAACGTTAAGGGAACGTCCTATATTATCCCGGTTAGCCAGCTAACTAGCTTCCTCCTCTAGATACGTTCTGGTTGTAGCTTCGCCAATAATTCAGCTGCTGTTACGTTTTGGTGCAAGGTACTGCTTGACCAGTTAACGTAAATGAAATGACAATGCACACCGAATTCCACTTAACTTACGTTATGCTGGTAATGCCAATCAGCTTACGTTAAATAAGACAGCAAAAaggttagctatcgctagcttGCTAAACACATTTGCTAGTCCCCTTAGcagctttgctttgctttgctccAAGTAGCCTGAAAGTAGACTGTCCACATTCGActgaatataaaataaaatatttcacTTAATGCGTGAGAGTTAGCAAAAACTGTAGAATAATTAGTTACTTCAGCCAGTTAAGATGTAACTTGTTAAAGTAGCCAGCCTTCAAGTGGCTATAGCTCTTAGCTACTAGCTAAGCTATCTATCTTTGACACAGGaacaaaaatacatttatacaaGTGAAAATTGTGGTCTTAGCCAATCGGCATGCGAGCCGTGATATAGCTGCCACACCACATAATTCCTCTGACCAATTGTGCACTGAGAAATAGATATCGTCACAACCTTTTCCAGCTTCCCCAACCAGCCAAATTTGAGTATAGGTCGAATGGTGTAAAACTATAGGTCCGTTTAAAAAACTCACATCTGCCCAAGTAAATGGACAACCAATAAAGCGAGAATAATATGTAGGCGTTGAAGAAGCCTTACTTTACCAACAACATGATTAGAAAACCAAATGTTTCATTTGCTTCATTTAGTTTTATCAGCATTTGTCCATACCTTAATGtggcaaaatattttttttacttaaagAGCTCAAGGAATACTATGCCCAAGATTACCACCTTCAGCatataaacaaaaatattttgCTCGTGATCTTGTGCCTTCATAACCAGATGACCAGATCCGTAACATTGCATCTTAAACAATaggcaaataaaaataaaatatgtataATTCACTCATGTATGATAGAGAATTCACTACATTAATATCATTGCACCGTATTGGCACTAGAGAGCGTCAGAAGACTGCTATTCGCCACAAATTGTAATATTCTGAATAACGGATTCTACAGCCTATTTTAAATCCCTACGGCCCAACGGAGAAAACGataagaaacagacagaaaatccTACAGCCTATATACTTCTACATTGTTTAATCAGAAACCATTTAGAAAAAACGTTGACGTAATTCTATAATTTATTATACAGAGTAGGCATGTGTATTTTTTAGCTTAGATTTGCAATAATGCCTGAAAAAAACGCTAGCGCATCGTAGTCCATCGCACTGCTTTATGATTGGCGTAGATTTTGAACGCATTCTATGTTGACTGGCTGTAAATGACTACGAAGAGATATTCAACACTGTAGATTTTCGGGGCGTCACCGAcatgcaacaacaacaaggcaACTTCCGGTTGGTCGTTTTTACGAGGTGGACTGTGAGCATCACGCATATACCAAGACAAGTTCGCGTAAATGAGACATTAGGGCCGTTTCAAACGTTATAAGAATGATAACAATCTCTCACCGATTAAGCAAACCGTGAAAGCAGTTTATGTTTTTGAATTTACCGCttcaaaaaaaaattgcacTGCGGGCTGTCTACAGTAAggtaggcaaggcaaggcaatacAGTCATTCTCGAGATGCAGCAAGCTATCGAGCTACTTTGTCTTTTGAAGTATCGGACCTAATGGTTTACTCATATTCCCATATTCATAAAAAAGTAGTACAAGTTAGAGACCACCCACAACGCCACTGTTTTCTTGGAGTGTTCAAAGTGGTGAGGTAACGTTTTTGTTGCTGGATTTAACATACCAATTATTTCAATTTGTAGGTATGTTAGCTCGGTAACTTAGGTAGCTTCATTAAGTAAACCAAATGCAGATAATTTTACAGTGTTCTCGTGTCAGACCGTCCTAATCTAGAAAGAGTATGAGCGAAGGAGAAGTTTTCCACGAAAAGCAGAGACTGGAGTTGTGTGCTATCCATGCTCTCAACAACGTGCTCCAAGAGCGAGTATTCACCAAGGAGACTGCCGACGACATCTGCAAGCGGTGAGGTCATTTGACAGGCGACTTGTGTAATTAGGCACTCTGACATGGCAAGTAGAATTATTTCCTTTTACCACCTGAGTTGGTGTTTTTAACCTTCTTCGGAAACTTTCGAAAATCTTATAAAACAAGAGTGTTTAAGCCATTACTGTGCACCCGACAATGTACAAGATGTAAGAACTAATAAGTTATAACAATATCTATGTTTACGGTTTATATTGTGCTTCTTTTCATTCAGCCTTGCCCCCCAATGCGTTGTAAATCCGCACCGCTCAATGCTGGGTACTGGGAACTATGATGTTAATGTCATCATGGCAGCTCTGCAGAGTCGTGGCCTGGCAGCAGTGTGGTGGGACAAACGAAGGTGCGAACTCTGAAATTTGCAAATGAACACCAGAAAACATCAGTCTGTCAATAAGCTCCACCGTCAGTCAGTCATTAGTGCTTATTTTCTAAGAAGCACTGAACTGTATTGTCAAAGTCTTGTGTACACATAGAGCACCCAAGCGCTTGCATTCAGAAGCGCTGAGTTTCTCACAGTAAATACTAAAACAGCAATACTATTCTGCCATCAGCACACAGCCTGGTGTTTTCAGCACCATAGTCAGTTTCATCATCTTCATTGCTAATGCTGTCATTTGTTGGAGAGCCCCCCTGACATTCTCttatctctcccttcccccaggTCCGTGCAGAGCCTGCGTTTGGACAAAGTTCAGGGCTTTATTCTCAATGTTCCCTCCCGAGTGTCACTGGGAATtgtatccctccctctcaggcGGCGACACTGGCTTGCTGTACGACAGGTTGGCGGGAACTACTACAACTTGGACTCCAAGTTAAAGGGTCCCACATGTATTGGAGGGGAAGCAGAACTCCGGTGAGTAACAAGAAAGAGTGATGAACAGATTTGGGCAGTGATTTAGGTTAGATATTGAATTGCTTAATTCCTCAGGAGTCACCTGTTCATCCAGTGTTATGTACAACTACTTACTTACAACCATATTTGCAGTGTATGATTGAGGTTGCCGTTACCTTCAGTGCATCAGATGGAAGTGGACATCTTCCTTCTGTTGTTGCATACATCTACAGTCATGGTCAAAGATTTATTGAACaataagaagagaggaggggggaaagtaGAAACCTTTTTGTACTGTCCACTGAGCATATTGCTTTTCAGTCTTTACTTCATTAAGTACCACCACATAGAAACATGGGGGCATCATTATGGTAGTCATTCTCCTTTTGTAATGTATAAGACCAACAAACTCAGCAGAATGCTACCAGTTATCATAAGGTTTGATTTCATCTACTACTCTTGGCATTAATATTCAGTACTATAATAAACAGTCAGAGTGGAAGTGGCTGGAGGCCTTACATAGCATATTCTGATTGGTGACATATTTACTGGTGATTTCTGTGTTGAGGCATGCTGACctgttgatgattgatgatttgCATCTGTTGTTTATCTACAGCTTTGGCTGTCATTGTTTGCGTCATTATGTTTCAGTTTGTCACATGGTGTCATAGGACAATGGCTGTTTGTCAGGCCCTCCTCATTTTCTATTGCCAAACTATTACTGGCCCCAATACTCTCGCACTCCTCCGCTCTGGCACTCTCTTGTGCTTTGCCACTCTCTGTTCTGCATCGTGTCCATTCCTCTgtct
The DNA window shown above is from Clupea harengus chromosome 11, Ch_v2.0.2, whole genome shotgun sequence and carries:
- the josd2 gene encoding josephin-2 — translated: MSEGEVFHEKQRLELCAIHALNNVLQERVFTKETADDICKRLAPQCVVNPHRSMLGTGNYDVNVIMAALQSRGLAAVWWDKRRSVQSLRLDKVQGFILNVPSRVSLGIVSLPLRRRHWLAVRQVGGNYYNLDSKLKGPTCIGGEAELRTFLGEQLSQDVTEMLLVVQREVEEDGTWLNTDDSRK